A section of the Pseudovibrio sp. M1P-2-3 genome encodes:
- a CDS encoding oligosaccharide flippase family protein — MKKSGPLSSLARDTILLVGATIYLRALSALTTILLTRFLSESAYGSFAYGQSLALIFMFGASIGLPTYIIKHIGDAPEQRGELFHRSLLLILVIAVIQSLVLGLLFFLNVLPAGQFFIMGPVAITGSFMACNLVLQSFFRTQNYVGRQTILLVMQGTAVLLVVPACAYFFHAAQAVAAAWVGVFTLMFILYMFAARPILAIPLASNPVIDLKTLFRRTLPYGGIDWTIASFPLIVSTCLLFWAGLPTVGIFSASYTVYSAVSILALVLDQIFINELAKAPAARKLQVEKTYLKVAFVLGLSVALVLFTSSGFLSMLFFRDFHEHLQLSIQVLSIAVLFRFLSLAASSHDRMHAGSSLILKTYIGGFFAILVLAPFAVQWGILGGVYTLVLIEFLLTLSFLRKRFTTLLPTLKKARVISDQVKP, encoded by the coding sequence TTGAAAAAAAGTGGGCCCCTCTCCAGTCTAGCACGTGACACAATATTACTTGTGGGAGCAACAATTTACCTTCGCGCTTTGAGTGCTCTTACAACCATACTGCTTACACGATTTCTCTCGGAAAGTGCCTATGGGAGTTTTGCTTATGGTCAATCTCTTGCTCTGATATTCATGTTTGGAGCGTCTATTGGCCTGCCAACTTATATCATAAAACACATAGGGGACGCACCGGAGCAAAGGGGGGAGCTCTTTCACCGCAGCTTGCTCCTTATTCTTGTGATCGCTGTCATTCAAAGCCTGGTACTGGGGCTACTGTTTTTTTTGAACGTGCTCCCGGCGGGTCAGTTTTTTATCATGGGGCCGGTAGCAATCACAGGCAGTTTTATGGCGTGCAATCTGGTGTTACAAAGTTTTTTTCGTACTCAAAACTATGTGGGCAGACAAACGATACTCCTAGTAATGCAAGGAACTGCTGTTTTGTTGGTTGTACCGGCCTGTGCCTACTTTTTTCATGCTGCACAGGCTGTTGCCGCGGCTTGGGTTGGCGTCTTCACCCTCATGTTTATACTTTATATGTTTGCAGCGCGGCCTATTCTGGCTATCCCCTTAGCCAGCAATCCGGTTATCGATCTGAAAACTTTATTTCGTAGAACTCTGCCTTACGGCGGCATAGATTGGACCATAGCCAGCTTCCCGCTTATTGTCTCCACATGCCTGCTATTTTGGGCGGGGCTTCCCACCGTGGGTATTTTTAGTGCTAGTTACACGGTTTACAGTGCGGTCTCCATATTGGCTCTGGTGCTTGACCAGATTTTTATAAATGAGCTTGCAAAAGCACCAGCAGCGCGAAAATTGCAGGTTGAAAAAACCTACTTAAAAGTGGCGTTTGTTCTGGGTTTAAGCGTTGCACTGGTTTTATTCACCTCTTCAGGTTTTCTCTCAATGCTGTTCTTCAGGGATTTCCATGAGCACCTTCAACTTAGTATTCAAGTTTTATCCATAGCGGTGTTGTTTCGATTTCTTTCTCTGGCAGCCAGCAGCCATGATCGCATGCATGCGGGAAGCTCACTGATACTGAAAACATATATTGGAGGATTTTTCGCTATCCTAGTGCTAGCTCCCTTTGCAGTGCAATGGGGTATTCTGGGAGGTGTCTACACCTTGGTTCTAATAGAATTCCTCCTCACCCTGAGCTTTCTTAGAAAACGATTTACGACCCTGCTACCAACACTCAAAAAGGCTAGAGTTATCAGTGACCAAGTTAAGCCATAA